A window of Gloeocapsopsis sp. IPPAS B-1203 contains these coding sequences:
- a CDS encoding glycosyltransferase family 4 protein — protein sequence MLKLTVNRPYKLAEINKPHTTIKVLTPPVYPLENNYISCLWSSVRSYGVEVEQIELSSIVIQLKTNQRTGDVFHLHWIQSCYDLTPNRIPQSLWSTLKNLRHLFLLKSQGYQLVWTVHNTLSHNCSAPLIERSFRWILSRLCSDIIVMSEYSRQEFAQMYGRTHRVHIVPHGNYIGAYPNQISRAEARQELGIAPHQKVLLHLGKIKPYKGINQLLAVFRQIKDPDVVLIIAGLCREPELLAEIKQATEADSRIHLQLEFIKDEDIQIYMNACDWVVLPYEKILNSGGALLALSFGRPVIVPCKGSLSEIITDGKHGFCYPRDRDLGIAINRALSTPAEHWQQMCTQSYALAQKYNWSKIGRQIYKIYQQGV from the coding sequence ATGCTTAAACTAACAGTCAATAGACCGTACAAATTGGCTGAAATAAATAAGCCTCATACCACAATTAAAGTGCTAACTCCTCCTGTTTATCCGTTAGAAAATAACTACATATCTTGTTTGTGGTCATCTGTCCGCTCCTATGGAGTAGAAGTCGAACAAATTGAGCTATCCTCAATCGTTATCCAGCTCAAGACGAATCAGAGAACAGGGGATGTATTTCATTTACATTGGATTCAAAGTTGTTATGATTTGACTCCTAACAGAATACCTCAATCCTTATGGTCTACCCTGAAAAACCTGCGCCATCTTTTCTTGCTTAAGTCTCAAGGTTATCAACTTGTCTGGACAGTTCACAACACGCTATCTCATAATTGTAGTGCTCCGCTAATTGAGCGAAGCTTTCGTTGGATTCTGAGCCGCTTATGCAGCGATATCATAGTTATGAGTGAGTATAGTCGGCAGGAATTCGCTCAGATGTATGGACGCACCCATCGAGTGCATATTGTCCCTCATGGTAACTACATCGGCGCTTACCCCAATCAGATCAGTCGTGCAGAAGCCCGCCAGGAACTTGGTATTGCTCCCCACCAGAAGGTTTTACTCCATTTAGGTAAGATAAAACCTTACAAAGGTATTAACCAGCTACTCGCTGTATTTAGGCAGATTAAAGATCCAGATGTTGTGTTAATTATTGCTGGACTCTGTCGCGAACCTGAGCTGCTAGCAGAAATTAAGCAAGCTACCGAAGCAGATTCCCGAATTCACCTACAGCTTGAATTTATCAAAGATGAAGATATCCAAATTTACATGAATGCGTGCGACTGGGTAGTATTACCTTACGAAAAAATCTTGAATTCTGGAGGAGCATTATTGGCACTTTCTTTTGGTCGCCCTGTCATCGTTCCATGTAAGGGTTCCCTAAGCGAGATCATTACTGATGGTAAGCACGGCTTTTGTTATCCTCGCGATCGCGATTTAGGAATAGCAATTAATCGTGCCTTATCAACTCCTGCAGAACACTGGCAGCAAATGTGTACTCAAAGTTATGCCTTAGCACAGAAGTATAATTGGTCTAAGATTGGTAGACAAATTTACAAAATCTATCAGCAAGGTGTATAG
- a CDS encoding sulfotransferase domain-containing protein has protein sequence MKMPNFLIIGANKSGTTTLYNYLKQHPEIYLSSLKEPHFFSYGYDERCPIAEISPITNLKDYCALFRQACNETAIGEASTSYLNHPQAAKRIYSCLPDVKLIAILRDPVEGAYSKFLMEYRKQFDISSKQDPIHVFEQAVRTSSSIRMNGLYYKKIQRYLQFFTQEQLKVYLFEDLKSNTESLLQDVFLFLNVDEIFM, from the coding sequence ATGAAGATGCCTAATTTTTTGATTATTGGCGCAAATAAGTCAGGAACAACTACACTCTATAACTATCTTAAACAACACCCAGAAATTTATCTAAGTTCCTTAAAGGAACCACATTTTTTCTCTTATGGTTATGATGAGCGTTGTCCTATCGCCGAAATTTCACCTATAACCAATCTAAAAGATTATTGTGCTTTATTCCGACAAGCTTGTAATGAAACGGCTATTGGAGAAGCATCAACTAGTTACTTAAACCATCCACAAGCAGCGAAACGTATTTATTCTTGCCTACCAGATGTAAAACTAATTGCTATTCTTCGCGATCCGGTTGAAGGAGCATACTCCAAGTTTTTAATGGAATATCGTAAGCAGTTTGATATCTCTAGTAAACAAGATCCCATACATGTTTTTGAGCAAGCAGTTCGTACTTCTTCGTCAATTCGGATGAATGGTCTGTATTACAAGAAAATACAACGCTATCTTCAATTCTTTACTCAAGAACAACTCAAAGTTTATCTATTTGAAGACTTAAAAAGTAATACTGAAAGTTTATTACAAGATGTTTTTCTATTTTTGAACGTAGATGAAATTTTCATGTAG
- a CDS encoding glycosyltransferase family 2 protein, which produces MKVTVIIPVYKVEKYIAATVRSVLQQTYSDFELLIVDDGSPDASVEVCQNICDPRIKILRQHNQGPAAARNLGIRHAQGEYMAFIDGDDLWLPQKLEKHLEHLHNSPDVGVSFSRSAFIDEAGHSLGIYQLPTKLQNITPAYVLCRNPIGNGSTLVVRRAVLEAIKFECDRNGTTEDCYFDPQFRGPEDVECWLRIALQTTWQIEGIPDVLTLYRVNSGGLSANLYKQLEAWERVLDKTRDYAPEFIAQWEKPAKAYMIRYLARRAVTLRAASIAVELIHRAMLVYWRILLQEPRRTLLTWGAAYALLLLPQFFYDQMEAAALKTTGMTQRRRILQDLSGESV; this is translated from the coding sequence ATGAAAGTAACGGTAATAATTCCTGTATACAAGGTAGAGAAGTACATTGCAGCAACAGTGCGCTCTGTACTGCAGCAGACATATAGCGATTTTGAGTTGCTGATAGTTGATGATGGCTCTCCAGATGCGAGTGTTGAGGTGTGTCAAAACATTTGTGACCCGCGCATCAAAATCCTACGTCAGCACAATCAAGGACCGGCGGCGGCGCGCAACCTGGGAATACGTCATGCGCAAGGTGAATACATGGCTTTTATTGATGGTGACGACCTGTGGTTGCCACAAAAGCTAGAGAAGCACCTCGAACACTTGCACAATTCACCTGATGTTGGTGTCAGTTTTAGCCGCTCTGCTTTTATTGATGAAGCTGGTCACTCTTTAGGCATTTATCAACTACCGACTAAACTTCAAAATATTACTCCAGCATATGTGCTTTGCCGCAATCCTATTGGAAACGGTTCAACCCTAGTAGTACGGCGTGCGGTACTTGAAGCAATCAAGTTTGAGTGCGATCGCAATGGCACAACTGAAGATTGCTATTTTGACCCTCAATTTCGCGGACCAGAAGATGTAGAATGCTGGCTACGAATTGCACTGCAGACTACTTGGCAAATCGAGGGGATTCCAGATGTCCTGACGCTATATCGTGTTAATTCAGGAGGACTTTCTGCCAACTTGTACAAACAGCTAGAGGCTTGGGAGAGAGTGCTAGACAAAACGCGTGATTATGCACCTGAGTTCATCGCGCAGTGGGAAAAGCCCGCTAAAGCTTATATGATCAGGTATTTAGCACGGAGAGCAGTAACACTGCGAGCAGCTTCAATTGCAGTGGAACTTATCCATCGTGCCATGCTCGTATACTGGCGAATTCTACTACAGGAGCCACGCCGCACTTTGCTGACTTGGGGGGCTGCCTATGCACTGTTGCTTTTACCTCAGTTCTTTTACGACCAAATGGAAGCTGCTGCTCTAAAGACTACAGGAATGACTCAAAGACGCCGTATTCTTCAAGACTTATCTGGGGAATCGGTATAG
- a CDS encoding WecB/TagA/CpsF family glycosyltransferase, producing MVAAKEKINILNIEIDNLTKRELLIQLKSGVVFTPNVDHLIKLQKDKEFYTSYLMADYKICDSQILMYASKFLNTPIREKISGSDFFPAFYNYHKNNEDIKIFLLGAKPGIAKKAQQRINQKIGRNIIVGYYSPSFGFEHNNEECKKIIEVINQSEATVLAIGVGAPKQEKWLCRYKNSLPNIKIFLALGATIDFEAGNLKRAPKWMCNMGFEWLHRLLSEPKRLWKRYLVEGLPFFLLILNQKLNSYSLQTSDE from the coding sequence ATGGTAGCAGCAAAAGAAAAAATCAATATCTTGAATATTGAAATAGATAACCTTACAAAAAGAGAATTGCTAATACAACTTAAATCAGGTGTTGTATTTACTCCTAATGTAGATCATTTAATAAAACTGCAGAAAGACAAAGAATTCTATACAAGCTATTTGATGGCTGACTACAAAATTTGTGATAGCCAAATATTGATGTATGCTTCAAAATTTTTGAATACACCAATTAGAGAAAAAATCTCGGGTTCTGACTTTTTCCCTGCTTTTTATAATTATCATAAGAATAACGAAGACATAAAAATATTTTTATTAGGTGCAAAACCAGGAATTGCTAAAAAAGCACAACAGAGAATCAATCAAAAAATCGGTAGGAATATCATTGTAGGTTACTATTCTCCCTCTTTTGGATTCGAGCATAATAACGAAGAGTGCAAAAAAATTATCGAAGTAATTAATCAGTCAGAAGCAACTGTGCTGGCAATTGGGGTTGGTGCTCCTAAGCAAGAAAAATGGTTGTGTAGATACAAGAATTCCTTACCCAATATTAAAATCTTCCTCGCACTAGGTGCAACTATTGACTTTGAAGCAGGCAACTTAAAGCGAGCACCAAAATGGATGTGTAATATGGGTTTTGAATGGCTACATCGACTGTTGTCTGAGCCTAAAAGATTATGGAAGCGATACTTAGTAGAAGGATTACCATTTTTTTTATTAATTCTAAATCAAAAACTAAATTCGTATAGCCTACAAACAAGTGATGAATAG
- a CDS encoding sulfotransferase, which produces MKSELFEVFILHLVRDSRAVAYSWAKKRVHSEKEAQYSYYNVLKRWQKFNINNYSSFSNFTNYFCLRYEDIVSDTPHTISKILEKNSLEFESDQLQFWKLKHHNLYGNRMRRRGNQEIKIDSSYLEKLSHQEWWLGTLLTASGLRLFDYSIQRKYQLK; this is translated from the coding sequence TTGAAATCAGAATTATTTGAAGTTTTTATTTTGCATCTTGTTAGAGATAGTCGCGCAGTAGCATATAGCTGGGCAAAAAAAAGAGTTCATTCTGAAAAAGAAGCACAGTATAGCTATTACAATGTGTTAAAACGTTGGCAAAAGTTTAATATAAATAATTACTCGAGTTTTAGTAATTTTACTAACTACTTTTGTCTAAGGTACGAAGATATTGTAAGTGATACCCCACATACAATATCTAAAATTCTTGAAAAAAATAGTTTGGAATTTGAAAGCGATCAATTACAGTTTTGGAAATTAAAGCATCACAATCTTTATGGTAATCGCATGCGTAGAAGAGGCAATCAGGAAATAAAAATAGATAGTAGTTATTTAGAGAAATTATCACATCAAGAGTGGTGGCTTGGTACTCTTTTGACAGCATCAGGATTAAGATTGTTTGACTATTCTATACAAAGAAAATACCAATTAAAGTAG
- a CDS encoding glycosyltransferase family 2 protein, with translation MKVTVIIPVYKVEKYIAATVRSVLQQTYSDFELLIVDDGSPDASVEVCQNICDPRIKILRQHNQGPAAARNLGIRHAQGEYMAFIDGDDLWLPQKLEKHLEHLHNSPDVGVSFSRSAFIDEAGHSLNSYQMPVLRDINPNSIVLCNPVGNGSAPVVRRAVLEAIKFECDRNGTTEDCYFDPQLHRSEDVECWLRIALQTTWQIEGIPDVLTLYRVNSGGLSANLYKQLESWETVLDKTRDYAPEFIAQWEKPAKAYQLQYLARTAVRLKAGTMAAQFIYRTLFTYWRILLQEPRRILLTWVAAHALLLLPQSVYWHMEKLALERTAAIQKRHMLQELSRSL, from the coding sequence ATGAAAGTAACGGTAATAATTCCTGTATACAAGGTAGAGAAGTACATTGCAGCAACAGTGCGCTCTGTACTGCAGCAGACATATAGCGATTTTGAGTTGCTGATAGTTGATGATGGCTCTCCAGATGCGAGTGTTGAAGTGTGTCAAAACATTTGTGACCCGCGCATCAAAATCTTACGTCAGCACAATCAAGGACCGGCGGCGGCGCGCAACCTGGGAATACGTCATGCGCAAGGTGAATACATGGCTTTTATTGATGGTGACGACCTGTGGTTGCCACAAAAGCTAGAGAAGCACCTCGAACACTTGCACAATTCACCTGATGTCGGTGTCAGTTTTAGCCGCTCTGCTTTTATTGATGAAGCTGGTCACTCTTTAAATAGCTATCAAATGCCTGTGCTGAGAGACATCAATCCAAATTCTATAGTTTTGTGCAACCCAGTTGGCAATGGTTCAGCACCAGTGGTACGGCGTGCGGTACTTGAAGCAATCAAGTTTGAGTGCGATCGCAATGGCACAACTGAAGATTGCTATTTTGATCCTCAATTGCATCGCTCAGAAGATGTAGAATGCTGGCTACGAATTGCACTGCAGACTACTTGGCAAATTGAGGGGATTCCAGATGTCCTGACGCTATATCGTGTTAATTCAGGAGGGCTTTCTGCTAACTTGTACAAACAGCTAGAGTCGTGGGAGACAGTGCTAGACAAAACGCGTGATTATGCACCTGAGTTCATCGCGCAGTGGGAAAAGCCCGCTAAAGCTTATCAGTTACAGTACTTAGCTCGCACCGCAGTACGTCTTAAAGCAGGTACGATGGCTGCGCAGTTTATTTATCGTACTCTGTTCACATACTGGCGAATTCTACTACAGGAGCCACGCCGTATATTGTTGACTTGGGTGGCTGCACACGCGCTATTGCTTTTACCACAATCTGTTTACTGGCATATGGAAAAGCTTGCTTTAGAAAGGACAGCAGCTATCCAAAAACGTCATATGCTTCAGGAGCTATCTAGATCTCTCTAA
- a CDS encoding sulfotransferase: MEADKVSISNKNMVFIVGTPRSGTTLMSQILNKHSDVWIAKETHYFEDLRMKMAGREQQILNSEEVKLTEDYFLALTHKSYGVKSDPEQGWMKRIELRTLAQQIGRGTDSYFEAFCQLCAQRMNKTRFGEKTPRHIFQLSTIFSLYPNAQVICMVRHPGGVLASSRDWKNVATDSSQKRRLTDSYNLALNSLHWRAAFNAAMEARKQFGESRIFIQRFEDLVTEPEATLQALTAWLSLEYQPSMLDVDLVNSSYSSAWRQPGVGLSCEPAYRWRDKLSPTEIGSLQTFCGNLLSKAGYDYEQVSASYALVVWFWMILPFAGIRSLSANRSRMSNIPNYVWRRLRFTLS; the protein is encoded by the coding sequence ATGGAAGCAGACAAAGTTAGTATTTCTAATAAGAATATGGTTTTCATTGTTGGTACACCCCGTTCGGGTACAACATTGATGAGTCAGATTTTAAATAAGCATTCAGATGTGTGGATCGCTAAAGAAACGCATTACTTTGAAGATTTACGCATGAAGATGGCTGGTCGCGAACAACAAATCTTGAACTCAGAAGAAGTAAAACTTACTGAAGACTATTTTTTAGCTCTCACCCACAAATCTTATGGAGTCAAGTCCGATCCAGAGCAAGGCTGGATGAAGCGTATAGAGTTACGGACATTAGCTCAGCAAATTGGTCGCGGTACTGACTCATATTTTGAGGCTTTCTGCCAACTTTGCGCTCAAAGAATGAATAAAACTAGATTCGGTGAAAAAACACCTAGACATATTTTTCAACTATCAACAATTTTTTCTCTTTATCCTAATGCACAGGTAATTTGTATGGTTCGCCATCCAGGAGGTGTGTTAGCTTCATCTCGTGACTGGAAGAATGTTGCTACTGACTCTTCTCAAAAACGTAGACTTACAGATTCCTATAACCTTGCACTTAATAGCTTGCATTGGAGGGCTGCTTTTAATGCAGCAATGGAAGCCCGCAAACAATTTGGTGAAAGCCGCATATTTATTCAACGTTTTGAAGACTTAGTCACTGAACCAGAAGCAACGCTCCAAGCTTTAACAGCATGGCTATCGCTAGAATATCAACCTTCTATGTTGGATGTTGATTTAGTGAACAGTTCCTACTCGTCTGCTTGGAGACAGCCTGGTGTAGGATTATCTTGTGAACCTGCATATCGTTGGCGAGACAAACTTAGTCCTACAGAGATTGGAAGTTTACAAACCTTTTGTGGCAATCTATTAAGCAAGGCTGGATATGACTATGAACAAGTTTCTGCATCCTATGCTTTGGTTGTATGGTTTTGGATGATTTTGCCATTTGCAGGGATACGCTCTTTATCTGCTAACCGAAGTCGAATGAGTAATATTCCCAATTATGTTTGGCGTCGACTTCGTTTCACGTTGTCCTAG
- a CDS encoding polysaccharide pyruvyl transferase family protein, whose translation MNTKKSILICGYYGSYNLGDEAMLAGMLKLLRELQDNLQITVFSRDTQDTTARHSVRAVHYRNSQLKIKHNIALLQNQFFILGGGDLLRDGVDQSIAKGWLRPLQQAIRLRRRTLVLGISVGEIWRKETQDMIPQVLNRVDLLTVRDADSKSKLEKLGVRKSIHIISDLALQFLPETRLPNQPVERPIQIGISIRPLNLRGRYTDAGIYLRYQQEMAAIADLLVEQYEATVHFLPFQALKSGYHSSNDDYVATLELLRYSRYSNHFVVHRSFESLHTLNQLISELDLVIGMRLHSLILAAGLGVPVIAAEYDSKVRGFMEEIGQAQHSIPLEYFERKQLLSSIDEILANPLMARKDVETGIQNYRQRSLGIQQALRQALA comes from the coding sequence TTGAACACAAAGAAAAGCATTTTAATCTGTGGGTACTATGGTAGCTATAACCTTGGTGACGAGGCAATGCTTGCAGGTATGCTTAAGCTATTACGTGAGCTGCAAGATAATCTGCAGATTACAGTTTTTTCTAGAGATACTCAAGATACTACAGCCCGTCATTCTGTTAGAGCAGTTCATTACAGAAATAGTCAATTAAAAATTAAACATAATATAGCACTGCTTCAAAATCAGTTTTTCATATTAGGAGGAGGCGATTTGCTGCGAGATGGCGTTGACCAATCTATTGCAAAAGGTTGGTTGCGTCCCCTACAGCAAGCCATCAGACTTCGCCGTCGCACTCTTGTGTTGGGGATTAGTGTTGGTGAAATTTGGAGAAAGGAAACCCAAGACATGATTCCTCAAGTTCTCAACCGAGTTGATCTCTTGACAGTCCGCGACGCAGATTCCAAATCTAAGCTAGAAAAACTAGGTGTACGTAAATCGATTCATATCATCAGTGATTTGGCGTTGCAGTTTTTACCAGAAACGAGATTACCAAATCAGCCAGTTGAGCGACCTATTCAGATAGGTATTTCTATTCGACCATTAAATTTACGCGGACGATATACAGATGCAGGTATTTATCTGAGATATCAGCAAGAGATGGCTGCGATCGCAGATCTTTTAGTAGAACAGTATGAAGCTACTGTCCATTTTCTACCATTTCAAGCGCTGAAATCCGGCTATCACTCAAGCAATGATGACTACGTTGCTACTTTAGAACTATTGCGCTACAGCCGTTATTCAAACCACTTCGTTGTTCATCGCTCTTTTGAATCTCTCCATACCCTCAATCAACTAATTAGTGAATTGGACTTAGTAATTGGTATGCGCCTCCACTCACTAATCCTAGCGGCTGGTTTAGGTGTACCAGTCATAGCTGCAGAATACGATTCTAAAGTACGTGGATTTATGGAAGAAATTGGTCAAGCGCAGCATTCCATTCCTTTAGAGTACTTTGAGCGCAAGCAGTTACTTTCTAGTATTGATGAGATCTTGGCTAACCCGTTGATGGCTCGTAAGGATGTAGAGACAGGAATTCAAAACTACCGTCAACGCTCGTTAGGAATACAGCAAGCGCTAAGACAAGCACTTGCATAA